One region of Phragmites australis chromosome 18, lpPhrAust1.1, whole genome shotgun sequence genomic DNA includes:
- the LOC133898585 gene encoding uncharacterized protein LOC133898585, with protein sequence MASVSIKPLDGPGGYLRWKESLLLRAHTLGVARVLFEDRPTGGDEAAAKTWARNDAVCRGHILATLSDRLLPDYARFATAAELWRALARTYDVETPRVWRDKFKQFNFDEGTGEVLLEQLAHAEALAMAAKLPDDFVADELCGKLPEGVSTRVIMRSGPDNEMGMSLVWDAARAVVSTGVEPELLWETTAMAEDAEGCYSDDPKPEQNTVCWNCSKPGHIARNCGEPGRVTRKRWRRA encoded by the coding sequence ATGGCGTCAGTCTCCATCAAGCCGCTGGACGGCCCCGGCGGCTACCTCCGGTGGAAGGAGTCGCTGCTCCTCCGCGCCCACACCCTCGGCGTCGCCCGCGTGCTCTTCGAGGACCGCCCCACCGGCGGCGATGAGGCGGCGGCCAAGACGTGGGCGCGCAACGACGCGGTGTGCCGTGGCCACATCCTCGCCACGCTCTCCGACCGCCTGCTCCCGGACTACGCCCGCTTCGCCACCGCGGCGGAGCTGTGGCGCGCTCTGGCGCGCACCTACGACGTGGAGACGCCCAGGGTCTGGCGGGACAAGTTCAAGCAGTTTAACTTCGACGAGGGCACTGGAGAGGTCCTCCTGGAGCAGCTCGCACACGCGGAGGCTCTGGCCATGGCCGCAAAGCTCCCTGATGACTTCGTGGCTGACGAGCTGTGCGGGAAGCTTCCGGAGGGCGTGAGCACGCGCGTTATCATGCGCTCGGGTCCCGACAATGAGATGGGCATGAGCTTGGTCTGGGATGCCGCTCGGGCGGTCGTGTCAACTGGCGTGGAACCGGAACTTCTTTGGGAGACGACGGCAATGGCTGAGGATGCAGAGGGCTGCTACTCTGATGATCCGAAGCCGGAGCAGAACACAGTGTGCTGGAATTGCAGCAAGCCTGGACACATTGCCAGGAACTGTGGCGAGCCGGGACGTGTTACCAGGAAACGCTGGCGCAGGGCTTGA